In Dehalococcoidia bacterium, the genomic stretch GCTTCGGATCGATCAGCCTGGCCATGATGGTGGGAAAAGCCAGAGCCTACTCGGCCTTCAACTCTTTCACCTGCACCGGCGAAGGCGGATATCCCGATGCGCTGGTTCCCTATGCCGATAACGTTATCGTGCAGGTGGCCACCGGTCTTTTTGGGGTCAGAGAAGAGACGATCAGGCGATCCCCCCTCATTGAGTTCAAATACGCCCAGGGAGCAAAACCAGGCCTCGGAGGGCATCTGTTGGGAGATAAGGTAACCCCCGCGGTGGCCAAAATGCGCGAGTCGGTGCCGGGGAATTCGCTCTTTTCGCCGTTCCCGTTCCATTCCGTCTACTCGGTGGAGGATCACAAAAAGCATCTCGACTGGATCAAGGCCATCAATCCCAGGGCGCTTGTCTCGGTCAAGGTATCCAGCCCGAACGACGTCGATATGGTGGCGGTGGGCAGCTATTATGCCGGGGCGCATATCATTCATATCGACGGCAGTTATGGCGGAACCGGAGCCGCGCCCGATATCGCTAAAAAGAACATCGCCATGCCGCTGGAGTACGCCATTCCCAAAGTCCATCAGTTCCTGGTGGCCGAGGGTATCCGCGAAGAGGTTACGCTCATTGCTTCGGGCGGAATCCGCACCGCCTGGGACATTGCTAAAATCATTGCGCTGGGCGCCGATGGCGTTGTGCTGGGAACCTCGGAGATGGTGGCGCTGGAGTGCATTCGCTGCGCCAGATGCGAGAGCGGGCGCGGATGCGCACGTGGGATAGCCACCACCGATCCTGAGCTATCGAACACTTTCAGCGCCGAATGGGCATCGCAGCGTCTGATCAACCTGCTTCATTCTTACGCAATTCAGATTCAGGAGATTCTGTGGCGATTCGGAATGAAGTCCGTGAAGGAACTGGTCGGCCGGTCAGACATTCTGTCGCACCGGGATTACATCGGCAAGACCGCACCGACTGCAAGGGAGCTAGTGGCAGCACGATGAGACGAGAGTGCAGAGACACTTCTCAGCCGGGGTTTTAGGGGTGTCCCCTAAACCTGTTGTTCCGCCCCCTTTCCTTAACCAAGGAGAGGGGGATCGAGGGGGAGAGGTCAGCATGGATTACCCATCATGATCGGTAATGACATTGAAACTGAATCGCACAGGAAAACAAGATGAGCCACACAGAAGCTTTACAAGAGAAAATCTTCCGAAGCATCCTCGATTCGAGGAAGAAGCTGGTCGCTGAAGCGCCCTTGATTTCTCACGGCAAGGCGGCGGAGGAAGGCGGCTGCGGCGTCGTCGGATTTGCCGCCAGCGTTCCGGTGGGGGGACGGCATATTTTTGAGCCCTCAGTGCAAATGCACAATCGCGGAAACGGCAAGGGCGGAGGAATTGCCTGCGCCTGTCTGAATCCCAAACAGCTTGGGCTGGATGAAACCACCCTCCGCAATGACTATATTCTGCAAATCGCTCTCATCGACCCGCAGGCTGAGAAGGAAATCGAGGAACAGTTCGTCGCTCCACATTTCAGGATCGATCACAAGACGAGCGTGAAGGCCGCTGTCGACTGGAGAGAATTGGGGCTTCCCGTTCAACCGCCGGATATCGTGCGCTACTTTGTGCGAGTTGCAGATGACCCGCTGGCAAGATTCGCCAGGGAAAACGCTCTGACGAAGATGCCGGAAAGGGACATCGAGGATGAATTCGTTTATCAGAACAGCGTCCGGCTCAACCAGCAGTTTTATGCCTCGCTGGGAGACAAACGCGCATTTGTCCTTTCTCACGCCCGGAACCTGATGATATTCAAAATCGTGGGTTATGCCGAGCAGGTAGTGCAATACTACGGGCTGGAAGACTTCCAGGCTCAAATCTGGATTGCACACCAGCGCTATCCGACCAAAGGCCGCGTGTGGCATCCGGCAGGGGCGCATCCCTTCATCGGCATGAATGAGGCCCTGGTTCATAACGGCGATTTTGCCAACTATCACAGCGTGTCGGAATATCTGCGCCAGCATCATATCGCCACGCAGTTTCTGACCGATACCGAAGTCTCGGCGTTGCTCTTCGACCTGTTGAGCCGAACATACCAATATCCGCTCGAATACGTGATCGAGGCGCTGGCTCCCACGATCGAACTGGACTTCGATATGCTCCCTGTGGAAAAACAACGCGTCTACCGCATGATTCAATCGATGCACGTGCACAGTTCTCCGGATGGACCGTGGTTTTTCATTATCGCCCAGAGCAGGCCGGACGAGGATATGTACCGTCTCATCGGCATAACGGATACCGCCATGCTTCGTCCGCAGGTGTTCGCCATTCAGGAAGGGGATGTTTCCATCGGGCTGGTCGCCTCAGAAAAGCAGGCTATCGATGCCACGCTTCACTCGCTTTCTCAAGATGACTCGCGCTTCCGGCCGGTCGCCGATCGGTACTGGAACGCGCGCGGCGGAAGCCATACGGATGGCGGGGCGTTCTCCTTCACGCTCAAAAAGAACACCGACGGCTTTGATCTTTCATGCGCCGACAAGTTCGGCAAGCTGATCACTGTGCCCGATGGCGAATACAGAATCAATCTGAAAAACAAACTGGCGGTTCCGGCTGAAGGGCAGAAACTGATCGAACAGGTTCGAGTCGCCATTGCTTCGGGCAAGACTGAAGAAGCATTCAGCACAATCGTGGGCGGCTTGA encodes the following:
- a CDS encoding glutamate synthase, yielding MSHTEALQEKIFRSILDSRKKLVAEAPLISHGKAAEEGGCGVVGFAASVPVGGRHIFEPSVQMHNRGNGKGGGIACACLNPKQLGLDETTLRNDYILQIALIDPQAEKEIEEQFVAPHFRIDHKTSVKAAVDWRELGLPVQPPDIVRYFVRVADDPLARFARENALTKMPERDIEDEFVYQNSVRLNQQFYASLGDKRAFVLSHARNLMIFKIVGYAEQVVQYYGLEDFQAQIWIAHQRYPTKGRVWHPAGAHPFIGMNEALVHNGDFANYHSVSEYLRQHHIATQFLTDTEVSALLFDLLSRTYQYPLEYVIEALAPTIELDFDMLPVEKQRVYRMIQSMHVHSSPDGPWFFIIAQSRPDEDMYRLIGITDTAMLRPQVFAIQEGDVSIGLVASEKQAIDATLHSLSQDDSRFRPVADRYWNARGGSHTDGGAFSFTLKKNTDGFDLSCADKFGKLITVPDGEYRINLKNKLAVPAEGQKLIEQVRVAIASGKTEEAFSTIVGGLKSWGFDQLRWLLGEIEQMASHGDDQKEGALALLTLLNDRRYDCGRMRHSSVLELVRSSIDAVLDSVPMLSSNSNSRFARIDWDSRHSLRKPERNEKILVIYAQDFPPEGDECDSQLAVRAFERGWNRFIVYGLKGQRFHGCAFGPHTEWVRFDIYGSSGDYLASGIDGMEIHVHNNAQDQLGQIMKKGRLVVYGDVGQTFMYGAKGGEIYIMGNAAGRPLINAVGKPRVVINGTCLDFLAESFMAGDPHKGGGFVVLNGVEFDDHGRVREQPTPYPGSNLFSLASGGAIFVRDPHRKLVEEQLNGGEFAQVDDKDWQLILPYLQKNEELFGISVERDLLTVNGQMLSPGVVYRKVRPASLAVLAKTPAQEKVLAHS